A portion of the Pagrus major chromosome 8, Pma_NU_1.0 genome contains these proteins:
- the LOC141001353 gene encoding olfactomedin-4-like, with protein MKLYVIVPLCALITLTQQAPSGDSCSCEFTNSERTFPHDKLSTVEDSASRCNTNITPQKTLELESLLLGLERRLPRLQEDVSALEREDDGELYGVTSLLVVENELKDIKELIARLSSITLEHQHLTNDTTTKLKDLEAEMQELETYDTMQVVNGKLENRRLRRDLDQCRNTVLPSTNSTEPPHGNCPHGQFRNITGPRMSTAGEYPGSYKYGAWGRDPKPEAGKESWHWLVMLTSGNKHSNYIRLYSSLSALVGGVSTPGNVQISPSNPTTNTIQGPNIVMYRGALYYNCYNQDEVCRFNLTSKTVTNIKLPKGTRYNSKGNFCHLEECYPFTDLDLATDESGIWVIYTTNQNFGNLVLSKLEDDEPELRLGQTWHTSVYKQGVTNTFMVCGVLYATRYIDKEREEIFYSFDTTTGVERFNLGIFIRKMYPNILSLNYSPVDQILHAYCDSYMVSYKVLFS; from the exons ATGAAGCTCTATGTGATCGTTCCTCTGTGTGCTCTGATCACCCTCACCCAACAg GCACCTTCAGGTGATAGTTGTTCGTGTGAGTTTACTAATTCAGAGAGGACGTTCCCTCATGACAAACTCAGCACAGTGGAGGACAGTGCATCAAGATGTAACACTAACATCACCCCACAGAAG actctggAGCTGGAGAGTCTGCTGCTGGGTTTGGAACGCCGTCTGCCCCGGCTGCAGGAAGATGTGTCGGCCCTGGAGAGGGAGGATGACGGAGAGCTCTATGGAGTTACCAGCCTGCTGGTGGTGGAAAATGAACTGAAGGATATCAAGGAGCTCATCGCCAGGCTCAGCAGCATCACCCTGGAACACCAGCATCTTACTAATGACACAACTACAAAG CTGAAGGACCTGGAGGCAGAGATGCAGGAGCTGGAGACGTATGACACCATGCAGGTGGTGAACGGAAAATTAGAGAACCGGCGTCTTAGGAGAGACCTGGACCAGTGCAGAAATACAGTCCTCCCCTCCACCAACAGCACTGAGCCTCCACATG GTAACTGTCCTCATGGTCAGTTTCGGAACATTACCGGGCCGAGGATGTCCACAGCAGGAGAATATCCTGGGTCCTATAAGTATGGAGCCTGGGGTCGGGATCCCAAACCAGAGGCTGGGAAGGAGAGTTGGCATTGGCTGGTAATGTTGACCTCCGGCAACAAACACTCCAACTACATCCGTCTCTACTCCAGCCTGAGTGCTCTCGTTGGTGGGGTGAGCACCCCAG gaAATGTCCAGATCAGCCCTTCAAACCCAACCACCAACACCATCCAGGGTCCAAATATTGTCATGTATAGAGGGGCCTTGTACTACAACTGTTACAACCAAGATGAAGTTTGTCGATTCAACCTCACCTCCAAAACTGTGACCAACATAAAACTACCCAAAGGCACCAG GTATAACTCAAAGGGTAACTTCTGTCACCTTGAGGAATGCTACCCGTTCACAGACCTGGACCTGGCTACAGATGAGTCAGGCATCTGGGTGATCTATACCACCAACCAGAACTTTGGCAACCTAGTGCTGTCCAAGCTGGAGGACGATGAACCAGAACTCAGACTTGGCCAAACCTGGCACACCTCAGTCTACAAGCAGGGCGTAACCAACACCTTTATGGTGTGTGGTGTGCTCTACGCAACACGGTATATCGACAAAGAAAGGGAGGAGATCTTCTATTCGTTTGACACTACCACAGGGGTAGAGAGGTTCAACCTTGGCATCTTCATCAGAAAGATGTATCCCAACATTTTGTCCCTGAACTACAGCCCTGTGGACCAGATACTACATGCCTACTGTGACTCCTACATGGTCTCCTATAAGGTTCTGTTTTCATAA
- the LOC141001372 gene encoding olfactomedin-4-like: MLLLLLLLLPSQGDGRAERSPGQKKNGSCVCPVDPNMWLFPAVKYEAVLQQVETCGESLTTLQEQVTLSSQLLPQFKALVENLTARLEPHQYLRNRGVYTDLSVRLLGQELTQLETDVDVVHSQLNNTQTRKLSKEVGKLRKDVVRMQMWDTINIKTVKERLRYLKNGAESCKSIPKDFRSQGRHCLKGLITSISEPVVTKVNPYGKTYVSGSWGKQAQVDSEEQKNSYWVQPLISTHKWGNTLRVYQSYDDFMQSTKYRDFTIAPSYSHTDSIEGPSAVLYGEALYYHCYSSADVCRFDLTSNAVKRVTLPGNGVGYNNKFPYCYYACRDNSDVDIEADETGLWALYATVGNHGNLVMSRLVWDSKAQTLNVTQTWETRQFKKAVSNAFMVCGVLYATRYVDDYHEEVFYAFDTATGKEDNSLALPLEKVAKGVASLSYNPTNKQIYMYNDGYLLAYQANF; the protein is encoded by the exons atgctgctgctgctcctgctgctgctgccatca CAGGGTGACGGCCGGGCTGAGCGTTCGCCAGGCCAGAAGAAGAATGGCTCATGTGTGTGCCCGGTGGACCCCAACATGTGGTTGTTCCCTGCTGTGAAGTATGAGGCCGTGCTGCAGCAGGTTGAGACCTGTGGAGAATCTCTGACCACGCTACAGGAACAG GTGACTTTGTCCAGCCAGCTTCTCCCTCAGTTCAAGGCTCTGGTTGAGAACCTGACGGCCCGACTGGAGCCTCACCAGTACCTGCGCAACCGGGGGGTGTACACGGACCTGTCTGTGCGCCTGCTGGGCCAGGAGCTCACCCAGCTGGAGACAGACGTCGATGTCGTCCACAGCCAGCTGAACAACACCCAAACACGTAAACTCTCCAAAGAG gtggGAAAACTGCGTAAAGACGTAGTCAGGATGCAAATGTGGGACACGATAAATATCAAGACTGTCAAAGAGAGACTGCGCTACCTGAAGAATGGTGCTGAGTCCTGCAAGTCAATCCCCAAAGACTTCAGAA gCCAGGGCAGGCACTGCCTCAAGGGCCTGATCACCAGCATTAGTGAGCCTGTTGTGACTAAGGTCAATCCCTATGGTAAAACCTACGTCTCTGGTTCGTGGGGCAAACAGGCCCAGGTGGACAGTGAGGAACAGAAGAACAGCTACTGGGTTCAACCTCTGATCAGCACCCACAAATGGGGCAACACTCTGCGCGTCTACCAAAGCTACGATGACTTCATGCAATCTACCAAGTACAGGGACTTTACCATCGCTCCATCTTACAGTCACACCGACAGCATTGAGGGTCCCAGTGCTGTTCTATATGGTGAAGCGCTGTACTATCACTGCTACAGCTCTGCAGACGTCTGCCGCTTCGACCTGACGAGCAACGCTGTTAAACGGGTGACACTTCCAGGCAACGGCGTGGGTTACAACAACAAGTTCCCGTATTGTTACTATGCCTGCCGTGACAACAGTGATGTGGACATAGAGGCAGATGAGACAGGACTATGGGCCCTCTATGCCACGGTTGGTAACCATGGTAATCTTGTAATGAGCCGGCTAGTTTGGGACAGCAAGGCTCAGACCCTCAACGTCACACAGACATGGGAGACGAGGCAGTTCAAAAAGGCAGTGAGCAATGCTTTCATGGTGTGCGGTGTGCTGTATGCCACTCGTTACGTGGACGATTACCACGAGGAGGTGTTCTACGCCTTCGACACGGCAACAGGCAAAGAGGACAACTCACTTGCACTGCCACTGGAGAAGGTAGCTAAAGGAGTGGCCAGTCTGAGCTATAACCCCACCAACAAGCAGATCTACATGTACAATGATGGATATCTACTGGCCTACCAGGCAAACTTCTGA
- the LOC141001661 gene encoding olfactomedin-like — translation MGLHYILQHTHGSCLGALPGIIPEVLHAKLTDLNVQASTCQWITNFLTHRRKQGDGQAQHASGQKKNGSCVCPVDTNLWSFPVVKYEAVLQQVETCGGSLTTLQKQVTLSSQLLPQFKALVENLTARLEPHQYLRNRGVYTDLSVPLLGQELAQLETDVDVVHSQLNNTQTRKLSKEVRKLLTDVDSMQMWDTINMKTVKERLRYLKNGAESCRSIPKDFRSQGRHCLKGLITSISDPVMTKVSPHDKSYISGSWGKQAQVDSEEQRNSYWVQPLISGHKWGNSLRVYQSYNDFMKSVNYEDFTIAPSYSHTDSIEGPSAVLYGEALYYHCYSSADVCRYDLTSNAVKRVTLPGNGVGYNNKFPYCYYACRDNSDVDIEADETGLWALYATVGNHGNLVVSRLVWDSEAQTLNVTQTWETRQFKKAVSNAFMVCGVLYATRYVDDYHEEVYYAFDTATGKEDNSLALPLEKVAKGVASLSYNPTNKQIYMYNDGYLLAYQANF, via the exons ATGGGACTGCACTACATCCTGCAACATACACATGGATCCTGTCTGGGGGCACTTCCAGGCATCATCCCAGAAGTTCTCCACGCCAAACTCACTGACCTCAATGTGCaagcctccacctgtcagtggatcacaaaCTTCTTGACCCACAGGAGGAAACAG GGTGATGGCCAGGCTCAGCATGCCTCAGGCCAGAAGAAGAATGGCTCATGTGTGTGCCCGGTGGACACCAACCTGTGGTCGTTCCCTGTTGTGAAGTATGAGGCCGTGCTGCAGCAGGTTGAGACCTGTGGAGGATCTCTGACCACGCTGCAGAAACAG GTGACTTTGTCCAGCCAGCTTCTCCCTCAGTTCAAGGCTCTGGTTGAGAACCTGACGGCCCGACTGGAGCCTCACCAGTACCTGCGCAACCGGGGGGTGTACACGGACCTGTCTGTGCCACTGCTGGGCCAGGAGCTCGCCCAGCTGGAGACAGACGTCGATGTCGTCCACAGCCAGCTGAACAACACCCAAACACGTAAACTCTCCAAAGAG GTGAGAAAACTGCTTACAGATGTTGACAGTATGCAAATGTGGGACACAATAAACATGAAGACTGTCAAAGAGAGACTGCGCTACCTGAAGAATGGCGCCGAGTCCTGCAGGTCAATCCCCAAAGACTTCAGAA gCCAGGGCAGGCACTGCCTCAAGGGCCTGATCACCAGCATTAGTGATCCTGTCATGACTAAGGTCAGTCCCCATGACAAGAGCTACATCTCTGGTTCATGGGGCAAACAGGCCCAGGTGGACAGTGAGGAACAGAGGAACAGCTACTGGGTTCAGCCTCTGATCAGCGGCCACAAATGGGGCAACTCTCTGCGCGTCTACCAAAGCTATAATGACTTTATGAAATCTGTCAACTACGAGGACTTTACCATCGCTCCATCTTACAGTCACACCGACAGCATTGAGGGTCCCAGTGCTGTTCTATATGGTGAAGCACTGTACTATCACTGCTACAGCTCTGCAGACGTCTGCCGCTACGACCTGACGAGCAACGCTGTTAAACGGGTGACACTTCCAGGCAACGGCGTGGGTTACAACAACAAGTTCCCGTATTGTTACTATGCCTGCCGTGACAACAGTGATGTGGACATAGAGGCAGATGAGACAGGACTATGGGCCCTCTATGCCACTGTTGGTAACCATGGTAATCTCGTAGTGAGCCGGCTAGTTTGGGACAGTGAGGCTCAGACCCTCAATGTCACACAGACGTGGGAGACGAGGCAGTTCAAAAAGGCAGTGAGCAATGCTTTCATGGTGTGCGGTGTGCTGTATGCCACTCGTTACGTGGATGATTACCACGAGGAGGTGTACTACGCCTTCGACACGGCAACAGGCAAAGAGGACAACTCACTTGCACTGCCACTGGAGAAGGTAGCTAAAGGAGTGGCCAGTCTGAGCTATAACCCCACCAACAAGCAGATCTACATGTACAATGATGGATATCTACTGGCCTACCAGGCAAACTTCTGA